The Streptomyces sp. NBC_00569 genomic sequence CGTCGCCTTCCGTTACGTGGGCTTCAACCCGAACGGTTCGCTCCGCGACATCGCCGGCATCACGAACGAGGCGGGCAACGTCGTCGGTCTGATGCCGCACCCGGAGCACGCCGTCGAGCCGCTCGTCGGCTCCGGTCGCACCGACGGCCTCCCCTTCTTCACCTCGATCCTCAAGAAGCTGGTCGCCGCCTCATGAGCCTCGACACCGTTGAGAACGCCGCACAGACCCCCGACGTCGAGCTCCCCTGGGCCGAACTCGGTCTGAAGAAGGACGAGTACGAGCGCGTCGTGGAGATCCTCGGCCGCCGCCCGACCGGCGCCGAGCTCGCCATGTACTCCGTGATGTGGTCCGAGCACTGCTCGTACAAGTCGTCCAAGATCCACCTGCGCCAGTTCGGCGAGAAGGCGCCGCAGTCCGACGCGCTGCTCGTCGGCATCGGTGAGAACGCCGGCGTCGTCGACGTCGGCCAGGGCTACGCCGTCACCTTCAAGGTCGAGTCGCACAACCACCCGTCGTACGTCGAGCCCTACCAGGGCGCGGCCACCGGCGTCGGCGGCATCGTGCGCGACATCATCGCGATGGGCGCGCGCCCGGTCGCGGTCGTCGACCCGCTGCGCTTCGGCGCGGCCGACCACCCCGACACCAAGCGTGTCCTGCCGGGTGTCGTCGCCGGCATCGGCGGCTACGGCAACTGCCTGGGCCTGCCGAACATCGGCGGCGAGGTCGTCTTCGACGCCTGCTACCAGGGCAACCCGCTGGTCAACGCGGGCGCCATCGGTGTCATGCGGCACGAGGACATCCACCTCGCGAAGGCGTCGGGCCCGGGCAACAAGGTCATCATGTACGGGGCCCGGACGGGCGGCGACGGCATCGGCGGCGCCTCGATCCTGGCCTCCGAGACCTTCGACGACGCGAAGCCCTCGAAGCGTCCCGCCGTCCAGGTCGGTGACCCCTTCCAGGAGAAGCTCCTCATCGAGTGCACCCTGGAGGCGTTCGCCGAGAAGCTCGTCGTCGGCATCCAGGACCTCGGAGCCGCCGGAATCTCCTGCGCCACCAGCGAGCTGGCGTCCAACGGCTCGGGCGGCATGCGCGTCGAGCTGGACGACGTACCGCTGCGCGACTCCACGCTCTCGCCCGAGGAAATCCTCATGAGCGAGTCGCAGGAGCGCATGTGCGCGGTCGTCGAGCCGGAGAAGGTCGCCCGCTTCCTCGAGATCTGCGAGAAGTGGGACGTCATCGCCACCGTCATCGGTGAGGTCACCGACGGCGACCGCCTGGAGATCTTCTGGCACGGCGAGAAGATCGTCGACGTCGCCCCGCGCACCGTCGCCCACGAGGGCCCGACCTACGAGCGCCCGTACGCCCGCCCCGCGTGGCAGGACGCGCTCCAGGCCGACGACGCGAACAAGCTGCCGCGGCCCGCCTCCAAGGAGGAGCTGAAGGCCCAGGTCCTGAAGCTGGTCGCGTCGCCGAACCAGGCGTCGAAGAAGTGGATCACCTCGCAGTACGACCACTTCGTGCAGGGCAACACCGTCCTCGCGCAGCCCGAGGACTCGGGCATGATCCGCATCGACGAGGAGTCGGGGCTCGGCGTCGCCATCGCGACCGACGGCAACGGCCGGTACGCGAAGCTCGACCCGTACCACGGCGCGCAGCTCGCCCTCGCCGAGGCGTACCGGAACGTCGCGACGACCGGCGCCAAGCCGCTCGCGATCTCCGACTGCCTGAACTTCGGTTCGCCCGAGGACCCGGACGTCATGTGGCAGTTCGTCGAGGCCATCCGTGGTCTCGCCGACGCCTGCCAGATCCTCGGCACCCCGGTGACCGGCGGCAACGTCTCGCTGTACAACCAGACGGGTGAGGCGGCGATCCACCCGACGCCCGTCGTGGCCGTGCTCGGCGTCATCGACGATGTCGCCCGCCGCACGCCGGTCGCCTTCCGGGAAGAGGGCCAGCTCCTCTACCTGCTCGGCGACACCCGCGAGGAGTTCGGCGGCTCGGCCTGGTCGCAGGTCGTCCACGACCACCTCGGCGGCCTGCCCCCGCAGGTCGACCTGGAGCGGGAGCGGCTGCTCGCCGACATCCTGATCTCGGCGTCCCGCGACGGCATGGTCGACGCCGCGCACGACCTGTCCGACGGCGGCCTGATCCAGGCCGTGGTCGAGTCGGCGATGCTCGGCGACAAGGGCGCGCGGCTCATCGTGCCCGACGGCCTGGACGCGTTCACGTTCCTGTTCTCCGAGTCGGCGGGCCGCGCGGTCGTCGCCGTCCCGCGGAGCGAGGAGCTGCGCTTCACCGACATGTGCGGCGCGCGCGGCCTCCCGGCCACCCGCATCGGCGTGGTCGACGGCGACGCGGTGGAGCTCCAGGGCGAGTTCACCCTCCCCCTCACGGACCTCCGCGAGGCCCACGAGGCGACGATCCCGGCACTGCTTGCCTGACGATCGTTCCCTGACGGACGAGAGGCCCCGCCCGTGCTGTGAAGCACCGGGTGGGGCCTTTGGTCCGTCCGGCACGGGCCTGGTCCTCAAGGCATAGGCTCGCCCCATGTCTCCGGCCAAGAAGCGTGCGCGTTCCTATGATTCCGCCAAGATCCGGGCGGCCGTTCTCGCGCAGTTCGGGCAGGTGCGGGACGCGGTGCTCACGCTCACCCCGGAGCAGCTCGGCGCCCCGACCCGGCTCGGTGACTGGACCGTACGGGAGTTGGCGGCGCACTTCACGATGGCGGTCGGCGCGGTGGCCAGGGGGCTGGAGATGCCGGAGCCGGCCAAGCATGAACTCCCGCTCCTGGACTGGCCGTCGGGGACCGCGACCGAGTCCGGCGCCATCGCCGACGGCACCCGTGAGCTCGCCGCGAGCGCGCAGCCGTCGGAGCTCTTCGCGCGCACCACGGCCCGTATGGAGGAGGCTCTGGCCGAGGCCCCGGACACCCGCCTGATCCCCACGCGGTTCGGCGCCATGACCCTCGCCGACTTCCTCGTCACCCGTACCGTCGAACTCGTCGTCCACACCGACGACCTGAACGACGCGCTGCCCGGCCTCGACGTCCCGTACGACCGGCAGGCGCTCGCCGCCTGCACCCGGTTGCTCGCCGACGCCCTCGCCGTGAAGGCGCCCGGCGCGTCGACCGAGGTCCGGATCCCGCCGTTCGCCGTCGTCCAGTGCGTCGAGGGCCCCCGCCACACCCGCGGCACCCCGCCGAACGTCGTCGAGACGGACCCGCTCACCTGGATCCGCCTCGCCACCGGACGCGTCGGGTGGCACGCCGCCCTGAACGACGCGAAGGTCAGCGCGAGCGGCGAACGGGCCGATCTCAGCAAGCTGCTGCCCCTTATGGGCTAGGGCCTTTCGCCCGGGGGAACCGATCCGCCCACCCGACTCGTCCCACCGCCATGCACACGCAATCCCGGAACCTCACCGTCCTGGCCGCGCTCCTGCCCCTCGCGGCCGTCGCAGCGTGCGGATCACAGACCGTGTCCGTCGCGGGTACGCCCGTCATCGGCGTCCGGTGGAACGTCGAGAGCGTCACCGTCGACGGCTCCACGGCTCAGGCCCCCGAGAGCGCGTACGTGGAGTTCCCCTCGGCCGACCGGGTGCGCGGCAACAACGGCTGCAACAGCTTCGACGCGAAGGCCGAGATCGACGGCGACACGATCCGGGTCGGCCGGAGCATCGTGACGATGTCGATGTGCATGGACAAGAAGCAGCGGGACTTCGAGAAGACCTTCAGCCGCGCCATCGGCGGCAGCAACAAGGCCAGGACCGACGGTGACCACCTCACCCTCACCACCGACGACGGCGACACAATCGCCCTGGTCAAGGAGCGTCCGGCCCCGCTGACCGGCACCGAGTGGACCGTCACGAGCCTGATCTCCGACGACGTGGCGACCTCGCTGCCGCCGGAGGTGGCGGGCCGGGCCAGGATGACCTTCGAGAAAGCGGGCGAGGCGGGCAAGGACGGCGCCGCCACCGGGACCCTCGGCTGCAATCGCTTCCGCGCGAAGGCCGAGTTCCGCGACGGCCACCTCACGCTCGGCAGGCCCATCACGACCCGCGTGCTCTGCCAGGGCCCGCGCATGGACACCGAACGCGCCCTCCTGAAGCTCTTCACCCAGAAGCTGTCGTACGAGGTCCAGGGCCGCACCCTCACGCTGACGGCCCCCGACGGAACCGGCGCCGAGGCGAGGGCCGGCCGCGGCTGACGGGACGGCCCCCCGACACCGGGCCCTGGCTCCCGGCTCCTCCCCGTCCCCGGCCCCCGCCCCCGCACCTCCGCAGCGAATTCCGTCACACTCGCACCCGCCGTCGCGCCCGGCGCCGCCCCCCGCGGCGCCCACCGCCCCGCGTCCGCCGCCGACGTCGCCCCCGAGCCTTCCCAGCCCTGCCCGTAGCACACGAAGAACCAGGTCAGCGCCATGATCGGGCCGACGCGGCGAGGCGGGCGCAACGGGGTCGGTGCGGTGCGAAGCGGCCCCGAGCCACCGCCTCAGGGGCGGACGCCACGGGCTCGACCAGGCGCGAGATCACGTTCGCCAATTCGGACCAGTGGT encodes the following:
- the purL gene encoding phosphoribosylformylglycinamidine synthase subunit PurL is translated as MSLDTVENAAQTPDVELPWAELGLKKDEYERVVEILGRRPTGAELAMYSVMWSEHCSYKSSKIHLRQFGEKAPQSDALLVGIGENAGVVDVGQGYAVTFKVESHNHPSYVEPYQGAATGVGGIVRDIIAMGARPVAVVDPLRFGAADHPDTKRVLPGVVAGIGGYGNCLGLPNIGGEVVFDACYQGNPLVNAGAIGVMRHEDIHLAKASGPGNKVIMYGARTGGDGIGGASILASETFDDAKPSKRPAVQVGDPFQEKLLIECTLEAFAEKLVVGIQDLGAAGISCATSELASNGSGGMRVELDDVPLRDSTLSPEEILMSESQERMCAVVEPEKVARFLEICEKWDVIATVIGEVTDGDRLEIFWHGEKIVDVAPRTVAHEGPTYERPYARPAWQDALQADDANKLPRPASKEELKAQVLKLVASPNQASKKWITSQYDHFVQGNTVLAQPEDSGMIRIDEESGLGVAIATDGNGRYAKLDPYHGAQLALAEAYRNVATTGAKPLAISDCLNFGSPEDPDVMWQFVEAIRGLADACQILGTPVTGGNVSLYNQTGEAAIHPTPVVAVLGVIDDVARRTPVAFREEGQLLYLLGDTREEFGGSAWSQVVHDHLGGLPPQVDLERERLLADILISASRDGMVDAAHDLSDGGLIQAVVESAMLGDKGARLIVPDGLDAFTFLFSESAGRAVVAVPRSEELRFTDMCGARGLPATRIGVVDGDAVELQGEFTLPLTDLREAHEATIPALLA
- a CDS encoding maleylpyruvate isomerase family mycothiol-dependent enzyme; translation: MSPAKKRARSYDSAKIRAAVLAQFGQVRDAVLTLTPEQLGAPTRLGDWTVRELAAHFTMAVGAVARGLEMPEPAKHELPLLDWPSGTATESGAIADGTRELAASAQPSELFARTTARMEEALAEAPDTRLIPTRFGAMTLADFLVTRTVELVVHTDDLNDALPGLDVPYDRQALAACTRLLADALAVKAPGASTEVRIPPFAVVQCVEGPRHTRGTPPNVVETDPLTWIRLATGRVGWHAALNDAKVSASGERADLSKLLPLMG
- a CDS encoding META domain-containing protein — protein: MHTQSRNLTVLAALLPLAAVAACGSQTVSVAGTPVIGVRWNVESVTVDGSTAQAPESAYVEFPSADRVRGNNGCNSFDAKAEIDGDTIRVGRSIVTMSMCMDKKQRDFEKTFSRAIGGSNKARTDGDHLTLTTDDGDTIALVKERPAPLTGTEWTVTSLISDDVATSLPPEVAGRARMTFEKAGEAGKDGAATGTLGCNRFRAKAEFRDGHLTLGRPITTRVLCQGPRMDTERALLKLFTQKLSYEVQGRTLTLTAPDGTGAEARAGRG